One stretch of Diorhabda carinulata isolate Delta chromosome 5, icDioCari1.1, whole genome shotgun sequence DNA includes these proteins:
- the LOC130893742 gene encoding uncharacterized protein LOC130893742 isoform X2, whose translation MLKFLTHKLRTHSISEDNYVGKVDEDHDSGTCSDRVCNVSPTDTGCSMESPAPDQHDAHSSEEELEVINSNSKMRRSMAPPRPLRSSSVCLAEKRKWSQIGDTQNRRYTPENEENMSHYSNLSPSPCSPYQLKRCSCSEDGAHPIEHSGSSDDEVHQFLNTWTTPVQFRTSPPLEAVKPERRSIVLSKGRSTSPPAKLLHYEDSPRKRTKHMKHAHIQRPYLDFEKMQQMKTRSVTAWRHTTDHTGELSVFCW comes from the exons ATGCTAAAATTTCTTACGCATAAACTAAGAACTCATTCTATTAGTGAAGATAATTACGTTGGAAAG GTCGATGAAGACCACGATTCAG gTACTTGCTCCGATCGAGTATGTAACGTATCACCAACTGATACCGGATGTTCGATGGAAAGTCCCGCTCCCGATCAACACGACGCTCATAGTTCCGAAGAAGAATTGGAAGTTATCAATAGCAATAGCAAAATGCGGCGATCAATGGCGCCTCCTAGACCCTTGAGGTCGTCTTCCGTGTGTTTGGCGGAAAAAAGAAAATGGTCACAAATAGGAGACACGCAAAATCGaag GTATACAcctgaaaatgaagaaaatatgtCTCATTATAGTAATTTATCACCATCTCCATGTTCGCCATATCAACTCAAACGTTGTAGCTGCTCCGAAGACGGCGCCCACCCTATTGAACATTCGGGTTCATCTGACGATGAG GTTCACCAATTCTTGAACACTTGGACCACCCCTGTACAATTTCGAACATCCCCGCCGCTGGAAGCTGTTAAACCCGAACGAAGATCAATCGTTTTAAGTAAGGGTCGTTCGACGAGCCCACCCGCTAAGCTACTACACTACGAAGATTCCCCAAGAAAAAGAACCAAACATATGAAACATGCACATATCCAAAGGCCCTACCTCGATTTCGAAAAAATGCAGCAG ATGAAGACGAGGTCTGTGACAGCATGGCGTCATACAACCGATCATACCGGCGAATTATCAGTGTTTTGTTGGTGA
- the LOC130893742 gene encoding uncharacterized protein LOC130893742 isoform X1: MLKFLTHKLRTHSISEDNYVGKVDEDHDSGTESDEEIDEPELGTCSDRVCNVSPTDTGCSMESPAPDQHDAHSSEEELEVINSNSKMRRSMAPPRPLRSSSVCLAEKRKWSQIGDTQNRRYTPENEENMSHYSNLSPSPCSPYQLKRCSCSEDGAHPIEHSGSSDDEVHQFLNTWTTPVQFRTSPPLEAVKPERRSIVLSKGRSTSPPAKLLHYEDSPRKRTKHMKHAHIQRPYLDFEKMQQMKTRSVTAWRHTTDHTGELSVFCW, translated from the exons ATGCTAAAATTTCTTACGCATAAACTAAGAACTCATTCTATTAGTGAAGATAATTACGTTGGAAAG GTCGATGAAGACCACGATTCAGGTACGGAATCTgatgaagaaattgatgaaCCAGAGCTGG gTACTTGCTCCGATCGAGTATGTAACGTATCACCAACTGATACCGGATGTTCGATGGAAAGTCCCGCTCCCGATCAACACGACGCTCATAGTTCCGAAGAAGAATTGGAAGTTATCAATAGCAATAGCAAAATGCGGCGATCAATGGCGCCTCCTAGACCCTTGAGGTCGTCTTCCGTGTGTTTGGCGGAAAAAAGAAAATGGTCACAAATAGGAGACACGCAAAATCGaag GTATACAcctgaaaatgaagaaaatatgtCTCATTATAGTAATTTATCACCATCTCCATGTTCGCCATATCAACTCAAACGTTGTAGCTGCTCCGAAGACGGCGCCCACCCTATTGAACATTCGGGTTCATCTGACGATGAG GTTCACCAATTCTTGAACACTTGGACCACCCCTGTACAATTTCGAACATCCCCGCCGCTGGAAGCTGTTAAACCCGAACGAAGATCAATCGTTTTAAGTAAGGGTCGTTCGACGAGCCCACCCGCTAAGCTACTACACTACGAAGATTCCCCAAGAAAAAGAACCAAACATATGAAACATGCACATATCCAAAGGCCCTACCTCGATTTCGAAAAAATGCAGCAG ATGAAGACGAGGTCTGTGACAGCATGGCGTCATACAACCGATCATACCGGCGAATTATCAGTGTTTTGTTGGTGA